The DNA window CCGAAGGCGATGAAGGCGCCGTGCCCGCCGAAGGCGACGCGGACAATCCCGACACCGACCCGATGGCGGCCGACCCCAGCATCGCCGCCGATCCTGCCGACCCCGACGCCGTCGCTTCGGTGGATCCGGCCGCGGCCGATCCCATGCCGACGGACACCCAACCTGCCGACCCGAAGCCGGCCGATCCCAAAACGCCTGCGGAACCGGCAACGCCCGAACCCGCCAAACCAGAACCGAAACCCACACCGCCGAAAGCTCCGCCCAAGCCGCCAAACCCGTTCCGCTCCCTGAAGCCGGCGGTCGATCTGGTTGCTAGCGCCGCCGACGGCAAAGTCGACCTGGGTCAGGTCCTGCTGAACAAAGACGAAGTCCTGTTCGTCCGTCTCTATGGCGGTGACCATGCCGCCGGCAACGAGCCGGTGAAATTTGAAATGGTCGACGTCGCCGGGGAAACCCACACCTGGCAGATCACGGCCAAAGAATCCAAAAACCTGCCCGGCGGCGAAGGCGTGGTGGCGCACGTCAAACTGGTGGAGAAAGATCTCGTCTTTAGCTGGACCGATCTGGCCGCGACCGAACCGGCGTCGCGCACCTTGCGCAACTGCCAGCTGGATTTGACGACCCGCTCCGGGGCCCAGAAACTGTTTCTCCGCACGCCCGGAACGGTCGAGCCGCTGCTGGTGCAGCTGAGCAAGCCGACGATGAAAGTGGATTTCTCGATCGAGGATCTGCCGGACCCGAAAATGGTGGTGATCGAAGTGATTCCTCCGGCGGCGCCGCTGGCGCCCAATAGCTTCCAGGACCAGCAAGCCGGCCTGAGCGACGGACGGGCGATCATGATGAAAGTCGGCGAACCCGGACGGGAGACGCTGATTTTTGAGTTTGAACCCGAGGTACGCCGCGACACCATCTCCGTCACCGGCAAAGCGCTCTACCAGCTGGCCGGCATGCCCAAACCGGTTCCTTTCCAGGCCAAAGCCGTCAGCGGTATGGCCAACGGGGCCGGCCAGCAGATGAACCAGCTTCTGCAGCTCAAAGTCCAGGCGGACAAAAACAAGAACAACCCTCAGGCCAAAGCCTTCCTGGCCAACTACGACAACCAGCTGGCGCAACTCCAGCAAGCAACCGCCCAGGTCCAGGAGCTCGTCGCCGTCTCCAGCAAGCTCATGCCAGCCACCGTTAAACGCGGCGAAAACGCTGGCGGCGGCGGAGAAGCCCCCGTCCGTTTCCGGGTCATCTACAAATACACGCCCGAAGACGGCTTCGGCTCCTACGACCTGATCCTGGCGGAGTAAACAGGGTCGCATGCTCTTGATTCCTGCGAACGGGACGGGGCGGGAGCCGCGCAACTTCGGCTTCCCTCGCCCGTTTCCTTCCCAGGGTTTTATTTCAGCATGCAACCGATTCCGAGTTCATGGAGCATGGCGGCTCTCTGCCTGCTCCTGGCCGCTTTCGAAGGTCGGGCGGCGGAGCCGGTGTTTCCGCCGCATCCGCGGTTGGCGACTTCGGCGGAAGAGTGGCGGGCCGATCAGGCGGCGGACGACTTTGCCGCCCGGCGCGATGCGAGCGTGAAGGCGGCCGCATCGCTGCTGGCCCAGCCGTTGCCGCTGCCCGAGGGTTTTGGCTCCTGGGTGTTCTACTACGCCTGTCCCGACGACGGGGCCGATCTGCGGATGCTGTCGCTGACCGAGCATGAATGTCCGCGGTGTAAAAAGAAGTACGGCGATCCGCGCACCAACGCCGCCTACCGCTGCCTGATGCACCATCAGCTGGAACACGGCGCCCTGAAGCTGGCCTGGGCGTACGCTTACTCGGGCGACGATCGCTACGCGGTCGAAGTGCGCCGTATCCTGCTGCACCTGGCGGACGAGTACGCGACTTACCCGGCCCGCCAGGATCGCTGGGGCCGTACCGGCTGGTTCGCTCCGCTGGGCGGCCGGCGGTATGTGCAAAGCCTCGACGAAGCCGTCGGCGTGATCCGCCTGGCGAAGGCCTATGATCTGACCTGCAACGCCAAGGCCTGGTCGGCCGACGATCGGGAAAAGGTGGAACGCGACTTTTTCCGCGCTACGGCGAAAACCTTGCTGGCCTTTAACCAAGGGATCAATAACCACCAAACCTGGTACAACGCAGGATTGATGGCGATCGCCTCGGTGCTGGCCGACGCCGAAATGGTCGAACAGGTGCTGACGATGCGCGGCGGTTTCCGTGATCAGCTCCAGCGGAGCCTGGGCGATGACGGTCTGTGGTACGAAGGAGCCATGGCCTACCAGAACTACGCCCTGCAGGCGATGGTCGAAATTGTCGACGCTGGCCGCCGCATGGGCTTGCCGCTGCAGGACGAACCGCGTTTCAAGGCGCTGCTGCTCAGCTCGCTCAAGGTCGCCTATCCCAACGGCCAGTATCCGGCCATCAACGACAGCGACCCGCTCCACTT is part of the Lignipirellula cremea genome and encodes:
- a CDS encoding prolipoprotein diacylglyceryl transferase, encoding MTPPNPSKRSVSADKESIFSSDPAPSTPKPPAAKAPAAKAPAGKAPAAKAPPAKAPAAKAPPAKAPAAKAPAPRVKESPVAEAPAPAAKAPPPRKSSRPQPAAASGGFDDLDEAAAMADAADPLASDPLAAGPETHDSEVAPASDDAKPKKSPNWLLIGGIVGGVAAAMIFAGCGATMAIFFLGGNRQPEIVAVVDPAAEKPAEGEETSQPADGEEADDDKPAEGDEGAVPAEGDADNPDTDPMAADPSIAADPADPDAVASVDPAAADPMPTDTQPADPKPADPKTPAEPATPEPAKPEPKPTPPKAPPKPPNPFRSLKPAVDLVASAADGKVDLGQVLLNKDEVLFVRLYGGDHAAGNEPVKFEMVDVAGETHTWQITAKESKNLPGGEGVVAHVKLVEKDLVFSWTDLAATEPASRTLRNCQLDLTTRSGAQKLFLRTPGTVEPLLVQLSKPTMKVDFSIEDLPDPKMVVIEVIPPAAPLAPNSFQDQQAGLSDGRAIMMKVGEPGRETLIFEFEPEVRRDTISVTGKALYQLAGMPKPVPFQAKAVSGMANGAGQQMNQLLQLKVQADKNKNNPQAKAFLANYDNQLAQLQQATAQVQELVAVSSKLMPATVKRGENAGGGGEAPVRFRVIYKYTPEDGFGSYDLILAE
- a CDS encoding heparinase II/III domain-containing protein yields the protein MAALCLLLAAFEGRAAEPVFPPHPRLATSAEEWRADQAADDFAARRDASVKAAASLLAQPLPLPEGFGSWVFYYACPDDGADLRMLSLTEHECPRCKKKYGDPRTNAAYRCLMHHQLEHGALKLAWAYAYSGDDRYAVEVRRILLHLADEYATYPARQDRWGRTGWFAPLGGRRYVQSLDEAVGVIRLAKAYDLTCNAKAWSADDREKVERDFFRATAKTLLAFNQGINNHQTWYNAGLMAIASVLADAEMVEQVLTMRGGFRDQLQRSLGDDGLWYEGAMAYQNYALQAMVEIVDAGRRMGLPLQDEPRFKALLLSSLKVAYPNGQYPAINDSDPLHFRSFNWSYEWAFRTYGDPAFAQAAAWGNPAKLKALLGPQAEPEWPLETASIDLANVGLAVLRAGKGAEQTCVFFDYGRHGEGHGHYDKLNITLFANGREWLLDPGRIGYSFKEYKSWVKHTVAHNTVVIDESNQWATTGKLRWLQTGDDWSACSGECDTAWLGVHLQRSLWLSPQLLIEVFEVQAGRDLQMDWLAHAVTEPVASVQERTSAAVDRVGKGPGYKHLTETLQWDVQGDSQWDFPAGKQRLRIWLPAAAEEEVYTGIGVGSRADQKAPFLLRRRQGKTARFVTVYDLGGDGKGVTRVQATNGKEPTIRVVGSQGTRSVVFTADGVRVE